The following is a genomic window from Phaseolus vulgaris cultivar G19833 chromosome 6, P. vulgaris v2.0, whole genome shotgun sequence.
TTGTACCTCTTTCTCGCTGCATACACCATGAATTTTGGGGGGTCTCTGAACATCACGACGCTACTGCCTAGTTGCTGATTGTGGGGGATGTTATTTTGTCCAtgtacgaaaagtgtacaaaaTATAACATTAGAATTTGATACTAAACattttgtattataaattttagtcTCTGGGGAATGCAGGGACAAAAGACGTCATTTTCCCTTTGAGTAAactgataaaataaattagaatcgtaaaaaacatcataaaattataagaataacAACTCGTATGGTAATGAGATATGATCATATATTGTTTTAAACCGAACGGACTACACAATTTCTCATTTATGCAACACAACCAACTTCCGACTCAACAGAAAGAAGGGGAGCATATGAACCTAACCAATTTTCGAGTAATCTTCTAACGGGCCTCCTTCTCAAGAAGAGATGGTCCTGCAGAGCTTCCTAACTGAACCTGATGACACTTAGAACCAACATATGAAAACAAACCAAAATATTACAAACCATGAAACATGACTGCGACTTCTAAGTTCTACCTTCTCGTAACCTTGGGTGATATACATCACACCACAAAGTATAAGAAATACATCACAGACACAGAAACATGAAGAGAATAAATACAGAACAGGAAGGAAGGGTGGTATTGTACAAGTTTACATGCAAGTGAGGCAAGCATGTTGACATATCAGATGGCCCAAAGAGGAAGTCTCTTGTTTCCTCTGAAAGCCTGCCGAAGTATATTATACCTATTTCTGTAATGCTCAAGTGAGAAGCATAGCTGCCTTATGGCCTCACGTTTCTCTTCAGCTCCTCCTAAGATCTCAACCCTTTGCCTCTCAATCTCTTCCTCTAGCATCTTACCTGTTGATGTTAGTTCCTCCACTTGTTTATGAGCCTCTTCAATCTCATTATCTCTTGAATCTATCACTTTCTTAAGTGAACCAACTTCTGCATTCAAGTTATCTCTCTCTAATTTCAAAGCCTCATGACTTTCATTGACATATTTTGCAGACTTATTTCTGTCCTCAGTGTCTTTCTTTAACCGCTCCATTTCTCCTTTGAGGGTCTCTTCCCTCTCTCTTTTTTCAGAGTGGATTCTTTTTATATCTACTTCCAAAGATTGCCATTGACATTCCCATTCTTTGATCTTCTTCTCTGAAAGAGTCTTTTCTCCCAACAACTTGGTTATTTCAGACTTCAAATTTGATCCCTCAAAGAACATTTTCTGTTCTACATCAGATAGAAGGGTCTTTAAATCCCTGACCTCATGATCCCGGTCTGCTAAATTAGTTCTCATCTTTGCATGCCTTTCTTGGAGTTTTGAGTTTTCTCTTTTCTGGGAGTTGAACTTTATTTTCCAAGAAGAAATGTCTTTCTGAGCCAAGTCAAGCTGTTCCTGCAATTGCTGAATAGTTTCAAATGTTCTAGTAGCCCcaaatttcaaagaaacaacTTGCATTTCTGCAGACTCAAGTTTTTCATTGGTCAACCTTAGCTCCTCCCCAAGTTTCTTCAACTCCAAGGATTCCCCTCCCATCCTGACCCCTTCTACAGTTGAAGATAATCCAAAGCCACCCTTCAAATTCGTCGATTCCTTTGATCTGTATATTTCAAGCTCAATCTTCAGCTTACTAATCTCCCCTTCAGAAAGCCTCAACTTCTCATTCACATTCCTTAGTTCCTGTTCATAGGCATTGATCTTAGCACGAAAATCCTCAGCATTTTTCACACGTTCCTCCTCATTGCACAGCTTTTCTTTCCCATCAGGTGGTATCTCAACATCCAATTCCATCACCCTTCTGTTGACACTATTCTGATCATTTCCATTCCCAAAGAAGCCTGAAAAACTGTTCATAGACGAGCTATCATCATAATAATCCTCATCAGATTCTGTCAAAGTAGAAGAACCATCTCCATCCTTTTGACATGCATCAAAACTATTCACGTTCCCACCAGAACCAAGAAAGACATCGAACCCTGCAGCACGGTTGGGGGATATGCGACGCCCCATCTTCCTAGGAGAGGGAGAAGGCATGCTAGAAGGTGGCTCAGAACCATAATCTGAAACACCAGAAGCTTGCGATTGAAGATCACAAGGTGTGGTGATGTGATCATAACGTTCAACCAAAGATTTGTAGCCACGGTAGAACTCTTCAACAAGAGATATCAACTCTGGCCTCTTCTTGTAATACATCTCAGCCTTTTTGGCAAAGGAATCTCCGTCATCTTCAATCAGCTTCTGCATTTGCCTCACGTTGCGTTCCATCTCTGTGGTTAAGGATCGTTTTGTCATTTTCTTGATGATCATCAGCAAGGTGGAATGtacgtatatatatatataaatgattatgGAATATGATTATGTTGCTTTGAGGTTTGGATGAGaaaccaaaaacaaaactaGGAAAAAAAACGAGATTCCAACAACCCTTCCCAACTTCAAAGTTAAGAAGGGTGAATCCTTTTTTTTCCAGTATGTTTTGTGAGGAAGAGTATTGAAACAATAGGTCATAACATGACACCAacgttattttttgttttcttgttttatCTTTTCCTTGTTTAGAATGTAGAAGTGTCCTTAACCTTGTTAAAGCTAGCTACAAATGTCGGTTTGGAAGAACAGAAGATACATGGCTTTGTTGGTAACAAGAACCTTTTCGTTTCTTAATTTTCACATAATACAGATGGATTTAATTAAGGATTTCCACTGCTACTTTTCTCACAACAACCTCTTAATACTTCTTCTCATCTTCATGGActtcaatattaataataaattaaccAAAATATTTCACTTTCTTccttatcataaaaaataacaatataacACTCAGGAAACAAAATCAtgcaatttttattaaaattatttaatgtttttttagtaattaaaatatttaaatgaatttattcaTCATTATAACTATATTAATGTAGTAAAAGGTCAAAATCCTGTCAACAACTAATATGGGTGTGGTCAAGTTTTAAATATAGAACTTAATTAAGTGATATTTAATAtagttataattatatttattttaaatatatttagtaaaagctgaatcattatttttttttgcttttgacAATGATAAGAAAAGCAGATCACAAGATTATTCTAATTGTAATTTGCTTTACATACTTCTAAGATTTTCTGAATGCCACTTAGAAGTCTTGGATTTGATGAGTCTGCCCCACATCCAAGACTGCAACTTTTTTGATTCCAtccttttattaatttgttggaatcaatctgaaaataaaattaaaagaaaaacacatgTTATTGTATCCTGCTTCATATTTTTATCtgaacttgattttttttttttgaaatttttgaacATTAGATTatagactgtttcttcctgcacctccatatcttcttatgtcacctccatacacaacatgaaaatatatttttatccttcttgtgctACCCCATAGAataactttcggattatgtaatccaaaaacacatttaaaaaaagacttccagattatataatccagaagctaataacaaatttaaaaaatgactttcaGATTGTGTAATCCGAAATATTACTGATggacattttttaaaatatgaaaatctatggaggtgcaggaagaagcaccTAGATTATACCATCTTAAGAGTGATAACATGTTTTTTACAGTTTTGGGTCAAATTAGTTGCTTGAGCTGGTTGAATTGGGAATTGGTCACTAGATGATTGATTTAACCttgaaaattttattgttaaaaatcACTAAAACTAGTTTGAATTGGTTCAAAATTAAGTAATGGGCCAAAATCTAGTTTGTTTgtgggattttttttattatttaaaaacattataatcaTTTATATAACTTTAACTCAATAGACTGTGATGATAAATAATTATGTCAATTATATTGATTTagcttatttttaataaatgttattttgtgTTTGTGGCCTTAAGTGTTATGAAATTTAGTTTCATGATTAATTTTGACTGTTAGAGGTTCTGACATTTGCAAGTGAAGTTTAATTGTAGTTAGACTTGAATATGATTTcagttttttctttaaatataaaattaattttttggtttctgtaattttgaaaaaaaaaagttatttcagATCCTTTGTAAACGTTGtgaaaatatgaaaagaaaattatatgtaGTAGGGTGTTTGATAACAACAGTAATGTAAACTTGGAGTAagttatgaaatattttttttttttgtaattactggttatataaataagtttttttgaCGATACTTGATGTGAAGAATTAAAACAAacgtttttttttctcattatagaaactaaaaaagagtcaaatttaaatttaggagattaaaatataataactcAAAATTTGAAGGATTGAAagtacatttattatttatttattatgaaataacaatatattatattatcattaaaataatattatgtaatttattgTTTGATCTACCATAATGACAATTACATTATTCATCTTTAATAACTGTCCTAATTTAGCTAtcaaactgattttgaaaatgttaattttttttatgttattatcaataatattattaatgtaattAATGATATCGTTGAATGCATGATGAGGTGAAagtttttaacatttaaaaaaatggtcTACAAATGTTAAAAATCAAAGAATGCTATCATGCAATAGTATAAAGTCTTTACTCTTAACAATATCGATGCGTGGCTTcatccttaattttttttttcaataagaaAACTTTCATACAAGATTTGACTTAAGAATATTTGACATTTTACAGAcacaaattaataatatagaataaatgttttaaaatatttttcttttttacttttgaaatatAGAACCAGCCACTAAAAATTTGTAtgataaaatgtttttttttgcaataaaatttagagataaatccattattattgataaaatataagTTATTGTTGGAGACCCACCTGATAAGAACACCTCATATTATATAGGTGTATGCAAATCTCAGtcagttttataaggttgagttagacttaaaattcacttcttaacttcttaatatgatacaAGAGTCATTCAGAGTCTATTATACTAAGAATTTGTTGGATTTATGAGACCACTTATTATCAGACTATCTGTTGTATAGTTCCACACACGAGTTaacttataataaaaatgaaagcaACCAAATTGCACCTACATTAAATGAATTTAACAGTAAGAATGATTACGTTTCTCTAAATTAAATGGActgaaaatgaaacaaaatgaattaaaatagcACGAGGTGAAGCCTAAGAATCCAtcatatataaagaaaataaaataagaatagaagaaaataaataaaaatgatgaaaaaagaatcaaaatttaaaaatgagaaagaaatacCCGTTTCTAAACTTTAGACTTTGTGTTTTGTTGTGTGTAAAACTTTTGATGAAAATGGAGAATAAGATATGTAGGGATATATCCAAAGTATTAGTGTTTGTAGTATTTACCTTGCTTTCTCTCCAACATCTATCCCTCTTTATTGTAATGCTTCTAATTAAATATGGAAActaagaagaataaaaaaaagggCACAAAATAGTCTTAAGAGAAAAAGTTCAAACAATTGATAATATTAACACATATTTATGTTCAGTGACTAAAACATCATCTTCACATTAAGAGACTTAAATAAAAGAAAGGAAAACTTCATagatattgtttttttatatccTTAAATGTAAGGAGTGTTtgatatacaaaatatttttattttatttctaagaataatgttttttcttttggaaATGTCATGTTCACATGTCTAAAATATTAacataggaaaaaaaatcagtgaaaaacttaataaaaaacgaatttttaaaaaatatacatattcttgagaattatttttaaaattgccatatttttaaattaaccaTTTAGTCAAACTTACTTATATTGAAAAATCATTAATGAATagaaaagtatttttattttttatacaatttaataTTCTGAGTGTtactttaacttttttatatataaatacatctaaaaatattaatcatGAATTAAAATTTCAACTTTAACGTATGTATAGTTAATTTTCTATTGACTGAACTTTCAAACTTACCATTTTAcaatttagaatatttttttcttttaatgtattttttaatttagattgtgcggaaattaattattcaaactttttttgtaattataaatatttcttcTTTGCAATGTTTTATTCATTTAAACTCTTTGACTTGAATTTGAATAATCATATGAGATATTTGAGACATTTTTTAGTTACACCTATCATTATCATTAAATGAATAGAGCTAGCAATGacatttttataaattgtgacgaaaataattaatagtataGTGATTGTAatgttgaaattataaaaaaaaaaccattacagagaaaataaaaatgaataacgttctacaaaattaaatttgggttttaacattattaaaaatCATCTTAAGAACATTCTTAGCTTAATTAAGAAGTATGTACAAGTAATACACAAGGATGACAGTAAGATGTAGACaagtatttgtattttttttttaatttaataaggTATATATGTTGTTTGAAATACAAGTACTTTGGACTAAAATTGAGTATTTTTTTAACACAACTACTTCTAGTTAAAACAAGTATTGTTTGAAATACAATCACTCTTAACTAAAACGAGTATTGTTTGATACACAATCACTTTTAACTAAAACTAAGTATTATTCCAAAATGTAACTAGTGGTGACTAACCCGTTTAAGAGTATTCTTTTAACAACAACCACTCTTGACTAATAACTGAGTATTCTTTGCCAAATAGTCATTTCTGATTACAACAAAGAAATGATCTAATCAATGATCCACAAATAACTGGGTTGCTCACTAGAGatggataatatttttttatgtaacaaGGTTTATGCTCTCTCTTCTAGTTTCTTAAGTGAACATGAACAATGTTCTTCTATAAGACTTCTAATGTTTTAATAGTATCCAACGAGGCCTCTTGCTATTCTTTTCGATGGATGACTTTAAAAAGAAGAATATTTGTTGTCAATCCATTTCTGGCCTTTGAGTAGTTTTACTTACTTGAATGTCTTTTTTGTGTTTGACGAGCTTGAATGTTGTACTGTCATGAAAGTTCCTACTCAAAAATCGAAGTGGTCATAGATCGGTTAAAGTACCCGTAAGATCAACAATAAGTcgataatataaaatttagtcTAAAACTGCCTCGATCACTTGAAGGCCAACCTAGGCGACTAGTGAGAATTTTGGATCTTTATTCTGTTATCAAAATAAGACAAAACAATCTCTTATCTTTCATTTCCGGATTTGCACTATGCTGTTTTCTTAGTACCTAAGAGTCTCTCcaaacctttttgaaaaataaatataagggGCTTTAGGCTAGATGGGACACACAAACATCTATATGCACACAAACTTACTAGGTAAGAAGGAAATCCCTATAATCCCTCTTAACCTAAACAAATGTGAATGATGCATTAAATGCACTATTGATTGTTATTTTGTTCTTTACTCAACATTCTAATAATGAGATGTACTTGATATCTTCTTGGAAACCAATGTTTCCAAGAAACCAATGTTtcaactaccaattatttagattataaatttggtagaaaaactttggtttttaattagataccaatttagaaacaattaaacaataatataaactaatttagaaacaaaaaattttttagtctctaaaaatggtatctaatttagttactatagtaactaattattttttgtctctaaaattagtttctatttattttttcgaAGGAATATCAgctgagtttttttttctactcCAAATGCTTTAATATTATACTTTTGGGAGCAATTGATGTGACTAATTTGAAGATGTGATTTAGATACTTTGAATTTGTTCATTGTGGGTTGATGTTTTCTTCACTACAAGACTTTGGCATTTGAGTGTTCATAGCCCATACACAAACCATCATTTGTCAACCCATAGACAAATTAAATGTGAACCCTTCCATTCTCACATGCTAAACAATTATTATTGCCTTTTGCTTTCTTTGatccaataatttaaaatgatgaaaatatatttttaatttttaaataaaagtaatgGTGTCGTGAAAATGTATTTTGGAAtacaatttcaaatttaagtTTCTGAAATATCTTTCTGAATTAGGTTTTGCAAAATAGTTTTTGTAAAATatgtttctaaattttattttcccgaatatattatttgtatttcacatttttcaaattttcaattctATTTCATATAATTTCTAAAACACAAAATAACTTATTCTAGATTTACCTTTTTCACTTGAATGGAAGGTGAGTATGTATATGAAGACATTCTAATGCTGAAATTGTTAGAACTGTGTATATAATGACtgtaattaatgaataaaatatattttatcacgTGATAAGAAATTTAACAACTATGGATGAGGTCGCATAAGAAAAGCACAAAAtgtgaattttgttttgttaaaaaCAGAGAGACGAGGGTAAAAAAAACTTAGAACAGAGAAATTTTTGTTtcaattagatttttttaattgagaGGGCACAAGAGAGGGAATGTAAGAAAACGCAGgaacaacaaaaaaatattaaaaaaactgttttgtttatttattactGGAGGTTATCTTAACttgagtaaaaaaatatattctaaatattTTGTGAATGGATATTGATTAAGtgcttcaattattttattacagAATTAGTAATCTAAGTATGATATAATCTAGTACATATTATTAGTTAGAATGTCACAGTAAAAgatcactataaaaaaatcatactttaatattaaaaaatacgaTAATTTGTATTGTTTAAGATTTTACattgaaaaaaaacatttcacaatatatttatgatttagttttgtaaaattaagttaattagatttaaaatttaatttttaaaatgatatcagaatcatttagaatttattttagcgaaagtttgtttgatttattaaatCACACATCAATATATACTCTTATGTATGACTTGGAGAGTGTGAGTAGGAAGTGTGTTAGAATAGTGAATGTAAACCTTATTATGAGTCgattttgtaaaattgagtTAAACTCAATATTCGTTTTATTTTAGAGTCTCGGTTCATTATGTACACTTTCCAAATGTTGTTGTTTGAAATTTGAATGGTGGGAGGAGTGAGGTCGTTTGAAATGAAAGAATTGAAAATTGGAAGGAAGGGTCTGAATCAGAAATGGAAACAAAAGTGTTGGGAGGTTTCTTGGAAGGTAGAGTTTTGGATTTTTGGTTTTTATCAAATGTCTCCTTAACATTATTTTGGTTGTTTTTATGTACTTGTTCTTGTTACCAACCATTTCATTTTTTCTCTCACCATGTGCTGCCACTATTCTCATTCACTTTTCCTGAAATTTCCTACTAAATATACTGCACTTTTCAAcatttagtttttttctttctttcacgTGTATCTTATGCAATTTCCTTCAAAGCCAAAGAAAGTGTGTATTCAATATAAGCACCTCTTTTCAtagaaaattgaattttattcatCATTTCATCAAAGACTAACTATGTTAATTAGActtcatatattttttcattattttgcttaTGCGGGGACTCAAatgctttcttcttttttttctttttttcttttataaagttttcattttagacatcactatgcaacttgacatctcagctaagctgacacctcaagtaacaacaatcatctgtcatcacatgaaaaaaaaaaatattattaaaaaaaaagaaaaaagaaagaaaatacaaaaatatggggggactagaccaaaacccatatgttaacacaaacgatacataggtagattatacctattcataaagaattctaagaacaaactagctgagagtctattataccaatgaaaagattctctatgaataaatcataaattagccaacttatcagcacacgcattcccttcacgaaaaatatgaggtaccctaaacctgattgtcccacaaaaattaagacaagtattccatcgattttaaagcatccacggaacattagtccctagcagtaaacgcagcacaaaccaaggcagaatcacattcaaactagacattagtaagtcccattttttgagcttcctccatagcattaGTAAGGCACAAATGCTTTCTTATTACTTTCTATTCTTCCATCATTCAATCAATATCCTTAATGTCATATCATATTTGtctaaaaatttgattttttaaagtttttttaataatactagCTAGGAATATTCATTGatctttttctatatttttttattcaaaaattaactcattattttttaagtagaaTCTCTTCTCTAAatcatatttttagtttataatatacacttttgactttttagtttataatatacaaattataCTTTTGACTTATAGTTTATAAGATACAAATTATACTTTAGACAAAAGCTAATACTATTGAATAATGATAATTTGGGTTAGACATAACTTCCTGAGTCTTCAATAGTTCAAACCAGGGAGACCACAGTAATGGTTTCTTCCAAGTGAAATGATGATTctacataaatttaataatcaTCATTTAGTCTTTCTTTAATAAgtgtgaaatttaaaaataaagaaataaattgcATGGTAATTGTGAAAGAAAAATAGGTTTGTGGTATTAATTAGATGATGGTTTCTCCATGAATATGTTCCTCACTTGTCATTGCTATATCTTAGGGTGGCCTATGAACCCAGtaaattaacatttaattaCCATTTTTTTGCTTTGTCTCCCATCAATGAAAGCACATATAGGAAAACATAGAAACATGTAATTGAAATTGTAATTATGTGACATGTGCAGCAGTAGATGTGGTTTGGTGGATTATTGATTGAAGCATGCAAAGTTGAAAATGGTTAGAATGAATGAGGTTTTTTGGTGAGTTTGTCTTGTAGTGGAGAATGGATCCAATGAGTGAAGTAGGAGACAAACAGAGGCACCCAATGAGCCAATGCCACTTTCTCTATTTCTTATGTGTCTCTTCTTAATCTTATCTTCAACTGCAAGCTGCACAAATTCTATGAACTTATGAATATTGAAATGGACCTAAACAATGTCTCAGCATTGTTGCAAAATTTCTGCATTTGGGTTGTCATCACGGTATTATAATTAATGACATAGTTGGAGATACA
Proteins encoded in this region:
- the LOC137831573 gene encoding protein NETWORKED 4A-like; protein product: MIIKKMTKRSLTTEMERNVRQMQKLIEDDGDSFAKKAEMYYKKRPELISLVEEFYRGYKSLVERYDHITTPCDLQSQASGVSDYGSEPPSSMPSPSPRKMGRRISPNRAAGFDVFLGSGGNVNSFDACQKDGDGSSTLTESDEDYYDDSSSMNSFSGFFGNGNDQNSVNRRVMELDVEIPPDGKEKLCNEEERVKNAEDFRAKINAYEQELRNVNEKLRLSEGEISKLKIELEIYRSKESTNLKGGFGLSSTVEGVRMGGESLELKKLGEELRLTNEKLESAEMQVVSLKFGATRTFETIQQLQEQLDLAQKDISSWKIKFNSQKRENSKLQERHAKMRTNLADRDHEVRDLKTLLSDVEQKMFFEGSNLKSEITKLLGEKTLSEKKIKEWECQWQSLEVDIKRIHSEKREREETLKGEMERLKKDTEDRNKSAKYVNESHEALKLERDNLNAEVGSLKKVIDSRDNEIEEAHKQVEELTSTGKMLEEEIERQRVEILGGAEEKREAIRQLCFSLEHYRNRYNILRQAFRGNKRLPLWAI